GTTGACGATCCGGCCGAAACCGCGCCCGATCATCCCGTCGACGGTCGCCCGGATCAACTCGATCGGCGTCAGCATGTTCGACTCCAGCGCGCGGATCCAGTCGTCGTGCGAGAAATCACGGAAGTCGCCGGGCGGCGGCCCGCCGGCATTCGTCACGAGAATGTCCGGTTGCGGGCAGGCGGCGAGCGCGGCCGCGCGGCCGTCGGGCGTCGTGATGTCGCAGGCGACGGCGGTGATCGACACGTTCGACTCGGCGCGGATCTCCTCCGCGGTTTCCTCCAGCGTGGCGCGCGTGCGCGCGACGATCACGAGATTCACGCCCTCGGCGGCCAGCGCTTCCGCGCAGCCGCGACCGAGCCCCTTGCTCGCCGCGCACACGAGCGCGGTTTTTCCTGCGATGCCGAGATCCATGGTCGATTCCCTTGTGGCAACGCGCGCCGGCCGAGCCCCCGCCGCGTTGCCGGAACGGACGCGCGGTCGGGTACGGGCGCGCTCGGCGCGCGGATTGTCGTGAGACGTCGATAATATCCGGATCACGTGGCGCGCCTTGGTAAAATTGCGGCCATAAGCGATGGCCGGCCTGGCGCCGGCGCCGCCCCGATCCCCTTTTGCCGCCAAGGCACCCCGTCATGAAACAGGACAGCCGTTTCCCGAATCTCTTCATCACCGATCACCCGCTGATCCAGCACAAGCTGACCCACATGCGCGACAAGGACACGTCGACGCGCACGTTCCGCGAACTGCTGCGCGAGATCACGCTGCTGATGGGCTACGAGATCACCCGCAACCTCCCGATCACGACCAAGCGGGTCGAAACCCCGCTCGTGGCGGTCGACGCGCCGGTGATCGCGGGCAAGAAGCTCGCGATCGTGCCCGTGCTGCGCGCCGGCATCGGGATGTCGGACGGCCTGCTCGACCTGGTGCCGTCCGCGCGCGTCGGCCACATCGGCGTCTACCGCGCCGAGGATCACCGTCCGGTCGAATACCTGGTGCGCCTGCCCGATCTCGAGGATCGCATCTTCATCCTGTGCGACCCGATGGTCGCGACCGGTTATTCGGCCGTGCACGCGGTCGACGTTCTCAAGCGCCGCAACGTGCCGGCCGCGAACATCATGTTCGTCGCGCTGGTCGCCGCTCCCGAGGGTGTGCAGGTGTTCCAGGACGCGCACCCCGACGTGAAGCTGTTCGTCGCGTCGCTCGACTCGCACCTGAACGAGCACGCGTACATCGTGCCGGGCCTGGGCGACGCGGGCGACCGCCTGTTCGGCACCAAGAACTGACGCGCGCCGCCGCCGGGCCGCGCGGCCCGGCGCGCGCCGAGCGGCCCTCCCGGCCGTTCGGCCATGCACGGCGGCCCCGAAGTGACGGTCGCCGCGTGATAAAATCACGATCCACTCGACACGCGCGGCCCCGCGGCATCACGCCCGCCCAGACGGCCGCCGATTCAACGACACATTGGCACAATCGCCCGCGCAGCGCGCCCGGGCACGGAGAAAGGTATGGCTGGTCATTCGAAATGGGCCAACATCAAGCATAAGAAGGCAGCGGCCGACGCGAAGCGCGGCAAGATCTGGACCCGCCTGATCAAGGAAATCCAGGTCGCGGCCCGCCTCGGCGGCGGCGACGCCAGTTCGAACCCGCGTCTGCGCCTCGCCGTCGACAAGGCGGCCGACGCAAACATGCCGAAAGACAACGTCAAGCGCGCGATCGACCGCGGCGTCGGCGGCGCGGACGGCGCGAACTACGAGGAAATCCGCTACGAAGGCTACGGCATCGGCGGCGCGGCGGTCATCGTCGACACGCTGACCGACAACCGCACCCGCACGGTCGCGGAAGTCCGTCACGCATTCTCGAAGTTCGGCGGCAACATGGGCACCGACGGTTCGGTCGCGTTCATGTTCGATCACGTCGGCCAGTTCCTGTTCGCGCCCGGCACGTCGGAAGACGCGCTGATGGAAGCGGCGCTCGAAGCCGGCGCGGACGACGTCAGCACGAACGACGACGGCTCGATCGAAGTGCTGTGCGACTGGCAGGCCTTCTCGGCGGTGAAGGATGCGCTCGAAGCCGCGGGCTTCAAGGCCGAGCTCGCCGAAGTGACGATGAAGCCGCAGAACGAAGTCGAATTCACCGGCGACGATGCGGCGAAGATGCAGAAGCTCCTGGACGCGCTCGAGAACCTCGACGACGTGCAGGAGGTGTATACGAACGCCATCATCGTCGAGGAATGAGATGCCGGCCGCCGTGCGCATCGTCGCGGCGGCGGCCCGACCGATTTCGCGGCCGGCGCGCCTGCGCGTGCCGGCCGCCCTGTTTTCTAGTCTGCGGGGAATCCCATGAAACTACTCGTCGTCGGTTCCGGCGGCCGCGAACATGCGCTGGCGTGGAAGCTCGCGCAATCGCCGCGTGTCCAGATGGTCTACGTCGCGCCCGGCAATGGCGGCACGGCGCAGGACGAGCGTCTGAAGAACGTCGACATCACGTCGCTGGACGCGCTGGCCGATTTCGCGGAAAGCGAAGGCGTCGCGTTCACGCTCGTCGGGCCGGAAGCGCCGCTCGCGGCCGGCATCGTCAACCTGTTCCGCGCGCGCGGCCTGAAGGTGTTTGGCCCGACCCGCGAAGCCGCGCAGCTCGAAAGCTCGAAGGATTTCGCGAAAGCGTTCATGAAGCGCCACGGCATCCCGACCGCCGACTACGAAACCTTCTCCGACGCCGCCGCCGCACACGCGTACATCGACGCGAAGGGGGCGCCGATCGTCGTGAAGGCCGACGGCCTTGCGGCCGGCAAGGGCGTCGTCGTCGCGATGTCGCTGGAAGAAGCGCATGCCGCGGTCGACATGATGCTGTCGGGCAACAAGCTCGGCGACGCCGGTGCGCGCGTCGTGATCGAGGAATTCCTCGACGGCGAGGAAGCAAGCTTCATCGTGATGGTCGATGGCAAGCATGCGCTGGCGCTGGCTTCCAGCCAGGACCACAAGCGCCTGCTCGACGAGGATCGCGGCCCGAACACGGGCGGCATGGGCGCCTATTCGCCCGCGCCGATCGTCACGCCGCAGATGCACGCGCGCGTGATGCGCGAAATCATCATGCCGACGGTGCGCGGGATGGAGAAGGACGGCATCCGCTTCACGGGCTTCCTGTATGCGGGCCTGATGATCGACAAGGAAGGCAATCCGCGCACGCTCGAGTTCAACTGCCGGATGGGCGACCCCGAGACGCAGCCGATCATGGCGCGCCTGAAAAGCGATTTCTCGAAGGTCGTCGAACAGGCGATCGCGGGCACGCTCGACACGGTCGAACTCGACTGGGACCGCCGCACCGCGCTCGGCGTCGTGCTGGCCGCGCACGGCTATCCGGACGCGCCGCGCAAGGGCGACCGCATCAACGGAATCCCGGCCGAAACCGAACAGGCCGTGACGTTCCATGCGGGCACGACGCTCGCCGAAGGCGACAAGCTCGTCACGTCGGGCGGCCGCGTGCTGTGCGTGGTCGGCCTCGCCGATTCGGTGCGCGAAGCGCAGCAGCATGCGTACGACACGATCAACCAGATCAATTTCGAAGGCATGCAGTACCGTCGCGACATCGGCTTCCGCGCGCTGAACCGCAAGAGCGCGTGACGCCCTGACCGCCGCCGTGCCGTCGCAAGCGGCGGCCTCCTCTGCCGGGGTTCGATAGAATGCCCGGCAGATGCCTTTTTTACGGCCCCCGCTTTCGCGCGGAGGCACCCAGTTCAGACATGACCGATTCGACCTACGACGTGGCGCGCGTGCGCACGTACCTCCAGGGCCTGCAGACACGCATCGCCGACGCGCTCGGCGCGCTCGACGGCACGCCGCTCGCGACCGATGCGTGGCAGCGCGGGCCGCAAGAGCGCCTGCGCGGCGGCGGCTGCACGCGGATTCTCGAAGGCGGCCGCGTGTTCGAGCGCGCGGGGATCGGCTTTTCCGACGTCGCGGGCGACGCGCTGCCGCCGTCGGCGAGCGCCGCGCGCCCGCAGCTGGCCGGCCGCGGCTTCGAGGCGCTCGGCGTGTCGCTCGTGCTGCACCCGCGCAACCCGTACTGCCCGACGGTGCACATGAACGTGCGGATGCTGATCGCGACGAAACCGGGCGAGGCCCCGATCTTCTGGTTCGGCGGCGGCATGGATCTGACACCCGTTTATCCATTCGAGGACGACGCGCGGCATTTCCACCAGACCTGCAAGGACGCGCTCGATCCGTTCGGTGCCGAGCTCTATCCGCGTTTCAAGACGTGGTGCGACGAGTATTTCTTCCTGAAGCACCGCAACGAGACGCGTGGCATCGGCGGGATCTTCTTCGACGATTTCTCCGAGCCCGGATTCGAACGCTCGTTCGAGATGATGCAAGGCGTCGGCGACGCGTTCCTGAACGCGTATTTGCCGATCGTCGAACGCCGGATCGCGCTGCCGTACGGCGAGCGTGAACGCGAGTTCCAGGCTTATCGGCGCGGCCGCTACGTGGAATTCAACCTCGTGTTCGACCGCGGCACGCTGTTCGGCCTGCAAAGCGGCGGACGGACGGAGTCGATCCTGATGTCGATGCCGCCGGTCGCGAACTGGCGCTACAACTGGCAACCCGAGCCGGGCTCGCCCGAAGCGCGCCTGAGCGAGTTCCTCGTGCCGCGCGACTGGGTCTAAACCCGCCGCGCTCCGCCGCCTCCAAGAACAGGACACGTTTTTCTGAACACCACCGCCCGCCCCGCCCCGCAGCCGCGCCCGCCGTTACGTCGCATCGGCCTGCTGGGCGGCACGTTCGATCCGATCCACGACGGCCACCTCGCGCTCGCGCGCCGGTTCGCCGACGAGCTCGGCCTGACCGAGCTCGCGCTGCTGCCCGCCGGACAGCCTTACCAGAAGCGCGATGTGTCGGCCGCCGAGCATCGGCTCGCGATGACGCGCGCCGCTGCCGATTCGCTGTCGCTGCCCGGCGTGACGGTCACCGTCGCCACCGACGAGATCGAACATGCGGGGCCGACCTATACGGTCGAGACGCTTGCGCGCTGGCGCGAGCGGATCGGCCCCGATGCTTCGCTGTCGCTGCTGATCGGCGCCGACCAGCTGGTGAGGCTCGACACGTGGCGCGACTGGCGCAGGCTGTTCGACTACGCTCACATCTGCGCGGCAACGCGCCCGGGCTTCGACCTCGGCACGGCGTCGCCTGACGTCGCACGCGAAATCGCCCGGCGTCAGGCCGGCGCCGACGTGCTGAAAGCGACGCCGGCCGGCCACCTGCTGATCGACACGACGCTGGCGTTCGATATCGCCGCAACCGACATCCGTGCGCACCTGCGCGAATGCATCGCGCGTCACGCGCAAATGCCCGATGCGTCGGCCGAGCATGTGCCGGCCGCCGTCTGGGCCTATATTCTTCAACATCGTCTCTACCATTCCTGATTCCATGGATATCCGCAAACTGCAGCGCGTGATCGTCGACGCTCTCGAAGACATCAAGGCGCAAGACATCAAGGTGTTCAACACCAGCCACCTCACCGAACTGTTCGACCGCGTGATCGTCGCGTCGGGCACGTCGAACCGCCAGACCAAGGCGCTCGCGTCGAGTGTGCGCGACAAGGTCAAGGAAGCCGGCGGCGACATCGTCAGCTCCGAGGGCGAAGACACGGGCGAATGGGTGCTGGTCGACTGCGGCGACGCGGTCGTGCACATCCTGCAACCGGCACTGCGCCAGTACTACAACCTCGAGGAAATCTGGGGCGACAAGCCCGTGCGGATGAAGCTCGGCGGCGGCAAGGGTCCGAACGGCGTCGCGACGGCCGGCGAAGACGAGGACGAAGAGGAAGAAGCGCCCGCACGCCCTGCGCGCAAGACGGCGGCCCGCCGCCGCTGAGCCGCAGCGAGTCGCCCCGATGAAGCTTTTCATCCTCGCGGTCGGCCACAAGATGCCCGGCTGGATCGCGTCCGGCTTCGACGAATACACGAAGCGCATGCCGCCCGAGCTGCGCATCGAGCTGCGCGAGATCAAGCCCGAACTGCGTTCGGGCGGCCGCAGCGCGGAAAGCGTGATGGCCGCCGAGCGGCAGAAGATCGAGGCCGCGCTGCCGAAGGGCGCGCGCATCGTCGCGCTCGACGAGCGCGGCCGCGACTGGACCACGATGCAGCTCGCTCAGGCGCTGCCCGGCTGGCAGCAGGATGGTCGTGACGTCGCGTTCGTGATCGGCGGCGCCGACGGACTCGATCCGGAACTCAAGGCGCGCGCCGACCTGCTGCTGCGCATCTCGAGCATGACGCTGCCGCACGGGATGGTGCGCGTGTTGCTTGCCGAACAGCTTTACCGGGCGTGGAGCATCACGCAGAATCACCCTTATCATCGCGCATGACGCGTCGTCCTCGGGACGCGCGCCGCGCGCTCAACGAGATAACGACACCATGCCGTCCAGCACGCCTCCTGCCCTTTTCCCGATCCTCTATCTCGCTTCGCAAAGCCCGCGCCGCCAGGAGCTGCTGCTGCAGATCGGCGTGCGGTTCGAATTGCTGCTGCCGCGTCCCGACGAGGACGCCGAGGCGCTCGAAGCCGAACTGCCCGGCGAAGCCGCCGATGCGTACGTCCGGCGTGTGACCGTCGCGAAGGCCGAGGCCGCGCGTGCGCGCCTCGTCGCGAGCGGCAAACCGGCCGCGCCGGTGCTGGTTGCGGACACCACCGTGACGATCGACGGCGCGATCCTCGGCAAGCCCGCCGACGCCGACGACGCGCTCGCGATGCTGACGCGCCTCGCGGGCCGCGAACACGAGGTGCTGACCGCGGTCGCGGTCATCGGCGCCGACGGCGAACTGCTGCCGCCCGCGCTGTCGCGCTCGTCGGTGCGCTTCGCAGCCACGCCGCGCGACGCGTTCGAACGCTACGTCGACACCCGTGAACCGTTCGGCAAGGCCGGCGCCTACGCGATCCAGGGGCGCGCGGCCGAATTCATCGAGCGAATCGAAGGCTCCCATTCGGGTATCATGGGTCTGCCCCTCTTTGAGACCGCGGCACTGCTGCGCGCCGCGCGCGTCGACTTCTGAATCCCACCATGAACGAAGAAATCCTGATCAACCTCACGCCGCAGGAAACGCGGGTCGCACTCGTGCAGCAAGGCGCGGTGCAGGAGCTTCACGTCGAGCGCACGCTGTCGCGCGGGCGGGTCGGCAACATCTACCTCGGCAAGGTCGTGCGCGTGCTGCCCGGCATGCAGTCGGCGTTCATCGACATCGGCCTCGAGCGCGCGGCGTTCCTGCACGTCGCGGACATCTGGCATCCGCGCCTCGCGGGCGAGCCGCAGTCGGGCGCGCCGCACCAGCCGATCGAGAAGACCGTGTTCGAAGGCCAGACGCTGATGGTCCAGGTGATCAAGGATCCGATCGGCACGAAGGGGGCGCGACTGTCGACGCAGGTCAGCATCGCGGGCCGCACGCTCGTGTACCTGCCGCAGGAGCCGCACATCGGCATCTCGCAGAAGATCGAGAGCGAGGCCGAGCGCGAGGCCGTGCGCGCACGGCTGACCGCCGTGATCCCGCCGGACGAGAAAGGCGGCTACATCGTGCGCACGATTGCCGAGGACGCGACCTCGGACGAACTGGCCGCCGACGTCACCTACCTGCGCAAGACCTGGGCAACGATCGTCGCGCAAGCGCAGCGGCTGCCGGCGACGAGCCTGCTGTATCAGGATCTCGACCTGGCGCAGCGCGTGCTGCGCGATTTCGCGAACGACGACACGACGCGCATCCAGGTCGATTCGCGGGAGACCTACCAGCGCCTCGCGGAATTCGCGGGTGAGTTCACGCCGGCGGTAAGCCCGAAGTTGCATCACTACACCGGCGAGCGGCCGCTGTTCGACTTGTACAACATCGAGACGGAGATCCAGCGCGCGCTGTCGCGACGCGTCGACCTGAAGTCGGGCGGCTATCTGATGATCGACCAGACCGAGGCGATGACGACGATCGACGTGAACACCGGCGGCTACGTCGGTGCACGCAACTTCGACGACACGATCTTCAAGACCAACCTCGAGGCCGCGCATACGATCGCGCGGCAGCTGCGTCTGCGCAACCTCGGCGGGATCATCATCATCGACTTCATCGACATGGAGAACGCCGAGCATCGCGACGCGGTGCTGTCCGAGCTGAAGAAGGCGCTGTCGCGCGATCGTACGCGCGTGACGGTCAACGGCTTCTCGCAGCTAGGGCTCGTCGAGATGACGCGCAAGCGCACGCGCGAATCGCTCGCGCACGTGCTGTGCGAGCCGTGCCCGACCTGCCAGGGCAAGGGCCAGGTGAAGACGTCGCGCACCGTGTGCTACGACATCCTGCGCGAGATCCTGCGCGAATCGCGCCAGTTCAACCCGCGCGAATTCCGCGTGATCGCGGCGCAACAGGTGATCGATCTGTTCCTCGACGAGGAGTCGCAGCATCTCGCGATGCTGATCGACTTCATCGGCAAGCCGGTATCGCTGCAGGTCGAGTCGAACCTGAGCCAGGAGCAGTACGATATCGTGCTGATGTGACGTTCCCTCTGCCCGCCGCCGGCCATGCCGCGCGGCGATCCAACGCGGCGCCGGCCGCTCGCGCATGTCGCACCCGCGCCCGCCGCCGCTGCCTTTCCCCCCCCCTTCCCGTTCATCACACACCATGAGCAAACGCTACAACCGCCGCCAACGCAAGAAACTCCACATCGCCGAGTTCCAGGAACTCGCGTTCAACGCGACTGCGCAATACCGCAACGAACTGTCCGACCTCGAGCGCGGCCAACTGATCGATGCGTTCATCGATTTCGTCGAAGCGAACGGGCTGTTGACCGTCGCGTCGGCCGACGAAGGAATCGGCGCTTACGTGATCTCCGGCGCGCCGCGCGGCACGACGACCGACGCCGATCGCGAGAACGTGCGCGCATGGCTGGCCGCACGCCCTGAGCTGACCGACGTTCAGGTCAGCGAATTCACCGACGCGTGGTATCCGGAAGCCTGACGTTCCGGTTGCTTCGCGCCTCGCACGGCGCCCGCGCCTGCCCGCCGTGACGGCGGGCCAGGCGCCGCTGCCCCCTCCTTCCGCCTTCCCCCATCACACGACTCACATCGCGTCGATCGTGATTACCCCGACTTCAGCAATGAATCGGACGCTTACTTCAATTTAACGATCATTAAAAGACACCTCACGTCGGTGGACCTACTCTGATCGCACGAATCCGGTGATTTCCGGCACGATCGGCAAGCAAGACGAAAGAATGCAAACGATTCGTCCTGCAAGCGCTCCGGCTTCGGTTCAGGCGAATACGCGACGCGGCGGCAGGTCAATCAGGGAGACAACAACGATGCGCCCGCCGCTTCCCTTCCGCAGCGGCGACACGCCGGCGCACACGAAGGCCGCCTGACTCATTTCCATAATCGAGACGAGGACGACATGAACACGCCCACCATTCATCAAGCAGGACTCCGAATGATCATGATCGCGGCCGGTGCCGCGGCGCTGATGTCGCTGTCCGCGTGCGGCGGCTCCGGCTCGCTGAGCCAGGGCACCGGCGGCTCCGGTTCGGGATCCGGCGATACGACGGCAACGACCGGCGGCACGGGCAACGGCTCCAGCGGGACATCGGCCAACGGCGTCGGCCAGACGACCGCTGCGTCGAGCAACATCGTGACGGCAGGCGGCGGCGCCATATCGGGCGTCGGCACGGCGATCGCCGCGCAATCGGTGCCCGGCACGAGCCCCACGACGACACAGGGACTCGGCGCCGTGGTGCAGGACGTCGGCGCGGCTGTCACGACGCTCGGCACCGGCCTCGGTTCGGGCCTCGGCCAACTCGGCGCGTCGTCGGATCCGGTCGGCACGACAGTCGCGAGCACGGGGGGCGTGGTCACGAATCTCGGTCAGGCCGTCGCCGCGACGGGCGATGTCGTGTCGAGCCTCGGCGCCAGCGGTTCGGCCCTGGCGCCGCTTGCGCCCGTCACGTCGCCCGTTGGCGGGGCCGTGACGACGCTCGGCAACACGATCGCGGGCGCCGGCGGGACGCTCGGCACGCAACTGTCGACCGGCCCGGTCGCGCAAGTGACGGGCGCGGCCAGCTCGGCGATCACGCCGATCACGACGACGGTCGGCTCGGTCACGCAGACGGTCGCGGCAAGCACGCCGCTCGGGGCCCCGCTGACGAATCTCGTGACGACCGTCGGCACCGGCGTCGCGAACGCCGGCCCGACGCTCGCGAATACGGGCAACAATGCGGTCACGACCGGCGTCGGCAACGTCGTGACCGCCACCGGCAACACGGTCGCCACCGCAGGCACGGCGCTGCTCGGCGGCGGCAACGCATCG
The sequence above is a segment of the Burkholderia diffusa genome. Coding sequences within it:
- a CDS encoding SDR family oxidoreductase, giving the protein MDLGIAGKTALVCAASKGLGRGCAEALAAEGVNLVIVARTRATLEETAEEIRAESNVSITAVACDITTPDGRAAALAACPQPDILVTNAGGPPPGDFRDFSHDDWIRALESNMLTPIELIRATVDGMIGRGFGRIVNITSSAVKAPIDVLALSNGARSGLTGFVAGLSRKVAGQGVTINNLLPGLFDTDRIATTLAASAKAQGVTVEEMRTRRAKEIPAGRLGTRAEFGAACAFLCSVHAGYITGQNWLLDGGAYPGTF
- the upp gene encoding uracil phosphoribosyltransferase, translating into MKQDSRFPNLFITDHPLIQHKLTHMRDKDTSTRTFRELLREITLLMGYEITRNLPITTKRVETPLVAVDAPVIAGKKLAIVPVLRAGIGMSDGLLDLVPSARVGHIGVYRAEDHRPVEYLVRLPDLEDRIFILCDPMVATGYSAVHAVDVLKRRNVPAANIMFVALVAAPEGVQVFQDAHPDVKLFVASLDSHLNEHAYIVPGLGDAGDRLFGTKN
- a CDS encoding YebC/PmpR family DNA-binding transcriptional regulator, translating into MAGHSKWANIKHKKAAADAKRGKIWTRLIKEIQVAARLGGGDASSNPRLRLAVDKAADANMPKDNVKRAIDRGVGGADGANYEEIRYEGYGIGGAAVIVDTLTDNRTRTVAEVRHAFSKFGGNMGTDGSVAFMFDHVGQFLFAPGTSEDALMEAALEAGADDVSTNDDGSIEVLCDWQAFSAVKDALEAAGFKAELAEVTMKPQNEVEFTGDDAAKMQKLLDALENLDDVQEVYTNAIIVEE
- the purD gene encoding phosphoribosylamine--glycine ligase: MKLLVVGSGGREHALAWKLAQSPRVQMVYVAPGNGGTAQDERLKNVDITSLDALADFAESEGVAFTLVGPEAPLAAGIVNLFRARGLKVFGPTREAAQLESSKDFAKAFMKRHGIPTADYETFSDAAAAHAYIDAKGAPIVVKADGLAAGKGVVVAMSLEEAHAAVDMMLSGNKLGDAGARVVIEEFLDGEEASFIVMVDGKHALALASSQDHKRLLDEDRGPNTGGMGAYSPAPIVTPQMHARVMREIIMPTVRGMEKDGIRFTGFLYAGLMIDKEGNPRTLEFNCRMGDPETQPIMARLKSDFSKVVEQAIAGTLDTVELDWDRRTALGVVLAAHGYPDAPRKGDRINGIPAETEQAVTFHAGTTLAEGDKLVTSGGRVLCVVGLADSVREAQQHAYDTINQINFEGMQYRRDIGFRALNRKSA
- the hemF gene encoding oxygen-dependent coproporphyrinogen oxidase: MTDSTYDVARVRTYLQGLQTRIADALGALDGTPLATDAWQRGPQERLRGGGCTRILEGGRVFERAGIGFSDVAGDALPPSASAARPQLAGRGFEALGVSLVLHPRNPYCPTVHMNVRMLIATKPGEAPIFWFGGGMDLTPVYPFEDDARHFHQTCKDALDPFGAELYPRFKTWCDEYFFLKHRNETRGIGGIFFDDFSEPGFERSFEMMQGVGDAFLNAYLPIVERRIALPYGEREREFQAYRRGRYVEFNLVFDRGTLFGLQSGGRTESILMSMPPVANWRYNWQPEPGSPEARLSEFLVPRDWV
- a CDS encoding nicotinate-nucleotide adenylyltransferase, translating into MNTTARPAPQPRPPLRRIGLLGGTFDPIHDGHLALARRFADELGLTELALLPAGQPYQKRDVSAAEHRLAMTRAAADSLSLPGVTVTVATDEIEHAGPTYTVETLARWRERIGPDASLSLLIGADQLVRLDTWRDWRRLFDYAHICAATRPGFDLGTASPDVAREIARRQAGADVLKATPAGHLLIDTTLAFDIAATDIRAHLRECIARHAQMPDASAEHVPAAVWAYILQHRLYHS
- the rsfS gene encoding ribosome silencing factor, with translation MDIRKLQRVIVDALEDIKAQDIKVFNTSHLTELFDRVIVASGTSNRQTKALASSVRDKVKEAGGDIVSSEGEDTGEWVLVDCGDAVVHILQPALRQYYNLEEIWGDKPVRMKLGGGKGPNGVATAGEDEDEEEEAPARPARKTAARRR
- the rlmH gene encoding 23S rRNA (pseudouridine(1915)-N(3))-methyltransferase RlmH; this translates as MKLFILAVGHKMPGWIASGFDEYTKRMPPELRIELREIKPELRSGGRSAESVMAAERQKIEAALPKGARIVALDERGRDWTTMQLAQALPGWQQDGRDVAFVIGGADGLDPELKARADLLLRISSMTLPHGMVRVLLAEQLYRAWSITQNHPYHRA
- a CDS encoding Maf family protein, with translation MPSSTPPALFPILYLASQSPRRQELLLQIGVRFELLLPRPDEDAEALEAELPGEAADAYVRRVTVAKAEAARARLVASGKPAAPVLVADTTVTIDGAILGKPADADDALAMLTRLAGREHEVLTAVAVIGADGELLPPALSRSSVRFAATPRDAFERYVDTREPFGKAGAYAIQGRAAEFIERIEGSHSGIMGLPLFETAALLRAARVDF
- the rng gene encoding ribonuclease G, which encodes MNEEILINLTPQETRVALVQQGAVQELHVERTLSRGRVGNIYLGKVVRVLPGMQSAFIDIGLERAAFLHVADIWHPRLAGEPQSGAPHQPIEKTVFEGQTLMVQVIKDPIGTKGARLSTQVSIAGRTLVYLPQEPHIGISQKIESEAEREAVRARLTAVIPPDEKGGYIVRTIAEDATSDELAADVTYLRKTWATIVAQAQRLPATSLLYQDLDLAQRVLRDFANDDTTRIQVDSRETYQRLAEFAGEFTPAVSPKLHHYTGERPLFDLYNIETEIQRALSRRVDLKSGGYLMIDQTEAMTTIDVNTGGYVGARNFDDTIFKTNLEAAHTIARQLRLRNLGGIIIIDFIDMENAEHRDAVLSELKKALSRDRTRVTVNGFSQLGLVEMTRKRTRESLAHVLCEPCPTCQGKGQVKTSRTVCYDILREILRESRQFNPREFRVIAAQQVIDLFLDEESQHLAMLIDFIGKPVSLQVESNLSQEQYDIVLM
- a CDS encoding YggL family protein — translated: MSKRYNRRQRKKLHIAEFQELAFNATAQYRNELSDLERGQLIDAFIDFVEANGLLTVASADEGIGAYVISGAPRGTTTDADRENVRAWLAARPELTDVQVSEFTDAWYPEA
- a CDS encoding collagen-like triple helix repeat-containing protein → MNTPTIHQAGLRMIMIAAGAAALMSLSACGGSGSLSQGTGGSGSGSGDTTATTGGTGNGSSGTSANGVGQTTAASSNIVTAGGGAISGVGTAIAAQSVPGTSPTTTQGLGAVVQDVGAAVTTLGTGLGSGLGQLGASSDPVGTTVASTGGVVTNLGQAVAATGDVVSSLGASGSALAPLAPVTSPVGGAVTTLGNTIAGAGGTLGTQLSTGPVAQVTGAASSAITPITTTVGSVTQTVAASTPLGAPLTNLVTTVGTGVANAGPTLANTGNNAVTTGVGNVVTATGNTVATAGTALLGGGNASTNPLGPVTGLLSTGALGGAAGGSNPAGALTSAVGSVTAAAGSSPVGGLTGGSGTGALSKTGGGLLAPVTTTLGALVK